A genomic segment from Propionibacteriaceae bacterium ZF39 encodes:
- the pdxY gene encoding pyridoxal kinase PdxY, translated as MTTILSIQSTVAYGHAGNSAAVFPMQRLGVDVWPVITVHFSNNTSYGSWRGPLLSAADIHDVVTGIDEREVLPNADAVLSGYQGAVDVGSEILNAVALVKERNPEAIYCADPVMGDVGRGFFVRPGVPEFLRDEVIPAADVVTPNHWELNFLTGTETGTVPEVLAAVDALRERGPRTVLVTSVVHDAQEPGTLDMIAVDDTGAWLVTTPLLDRHFTGSGDLTSAMFLTALLDGHGTAGALERTAAIVYGVLKFTTDAGARELRLVAAQDEIANPTHSFKSVRLR; from the coding sequence GTGACGACCATCCTCTCGATCCAATCCACGGTGGCCTATGGCCACGCCGGCAATTCGGCTGCGGTGTTCCCGATGCAGCGGCTGGGGGTGGATGTCTGGCCCGTGATCACGGTGCATTTCTCCAACAACACCTCGTACGGCAGTTGGCGCGGCCCGTTGTTGAGTGCCGCCGATATCCACGATGTCGTCACGGGTATCGATGAGCGGGAAGTCCTTCCGAATGCCGATGCCGTGCTGTCGGGCTATCAGGGTGCGGTCGATGTCGGCTCCGAGATCCTGAACGCCGTGGCGCTGGTGAAGGAGCGCAACCCGGAGGCGATCTATTGCGCCGATCCGGTGATGGGGGACGTGGGCCGCGGATTCTTCGTACGCCCCGGCGTACCCGAATTCCTGCGCGACGAAGTGATTCCCGCGGCCGATGTCGTGACGCCCAATCACTGGGAGCTCAACTTCCTCACCGGCACCGAGACGGGCACCGTCCCCGAAGTCCTCGCCGCCGTCGATGCCCTGCGCGAGCGTGGACCCCGGACAGTCCTGGTGACCTCCGTCGTGCACGACGCGCAGGAGCCCGGCACCCTCGACATGATCGCCGTCGACGACACGGGCGCCTGGCTCGTGACGACCCCGCTGCTCGATCGGCACTTCACCGGCTCGGGCGACCTCACCAGCGCCATGTTCCTGACCGCCCTGCTCGACGGCCACGGAACCGCCGGAGCCCTGGAGCGGACCGCCGCAATCGTCTACGGCGTTCTGAAGTTCACCACCGACGCCGGCGCCCGCGAGCTGCGCCTGGTCGCGGCCCAGGACGAGATCGCGAACCCGACGCACTCGTTCAAGTCGGTACGCCTGCGCTAA